In Uranotaenia lowii strain MFRU-FL chromosome 2, ASM2978415v1, whole genome shotgun sequence, one genomic interval encodes:
- the LOC129742350 gene encoding uncharacterized protein LOC129742350, with protein sequence MLYGETNSTSFWAPFLGQRKKLSVKCEIGKMPSEGTIDGIPCPKLPGISSTQLSSWSTERTAKTLVWTFQDGQLSSGKFGSETGMTTRRIVLLQTWITHTGECAASSHGGKKTPTENREWTATQTFASYWER encoded by the exons ATGCTGTATG GTGAAACAAATAGTACTTCCTTTTGGGCGCCGTTCCTGGGGCAGCGGAAAAAGCTTTCGGTGAAGTGTGAGATCGGGAAGATGCCATCGGAAGGTACGATTGATGGAATTCCTTGTCCCAAACTGCCTGGTATTAGCTCAACCCAGCTCAGCTCCTGGTCAACGGAAAGAACAGCGAAAACTTTGGTG TGGACATTCCAAGACGGGCAACTTAGTTCCGGTAAATTTGGCTCGGAAACGGGTATGACCACACGCCGTATCGTACTGCTTCAAACCTGGATCACGCACACCGGAGAATGCGCCGCTTCCAGCCACGGTGGAAAAAAAACCCCGACAGAAAACCGAGAATGGACGGCAACTCAGACATTTGCGAGTTATTGGGAACGATGA
- the LOC129745550 gene encoding CD2 antigen cytoplasmic tail-binding protein 2 homolog isoform X1, protein MSKRKASEIVEEDNYLDDLVQDKQSNRPSTSKHTLDSDEEDSGDDEAQYNVLDDNDLDGQEDGVARVDGEMKFTPFNMKEEMEEGHFDADGHYLWKKGAEIRDNWLDNIDWVKIKNDPNYKEDKDKVKGLADSDSDDDDDNEKEKSQQTDCTQVYQSILEMMEPKETIKKALQRIGKKTAKLTTAQRWKMKKAGTLDDSSEKVTKLTELANELLTRNGNMDIYEETYEQIQKKINKAKPPNQSVKPDEELDMYADDFDSKEKDKLKDTDGTEPVASASSQSKASETTGEVEAPEKTVLMWEYKDQQNGTEIHGPFTTEQMQKFVDEGRLVDGAFVRKVGDEDTRFYSAARIDFELYL, encoded by the exons atgtCAAAGAGAAAAGCCTCGGAAATAGTAGAAGAGGACAATTACTTGGACGACTTGGTGCAGGACAAACAAAGTAACCGGCCATCTACCAGTAAGCACACCTTGGATTCCGATGAAGAGGACAGCGGCGACGATGAAGCCCA ATATAATGTTCTGGATGATAACGACCTGGATGGTCAGGAAGACGGTGTGGCCCGTGTGGACGGAGAGATGAAATTCACTCCGTTCAACATGAAGGAAGAAATGGAGGAAGGACATTTCGATGCGGATGGGCACTACTTGTGGAAGAAAGGCGCCGAAATCAGAGATAACTGGTTGGATAACATCGATTGggtcaaaataaaaaacgaccCGAACTATAAGGAGGACAAAGATAAAGTTAAGGGGTTGGCAGATTCGGATtccgacgacgatgacgacaacGAGAAGGAAAAATCTCAGCAGACAGATTGTACCCAAGTTTACCAAAGTATTCTGGAAATGATGGAACCGAAAGAAACTATCAAAAAAGCACTCCAGCGGATTGGAAAGAAAACCGCCAAACTAACAACAGCCCAGCGTTGGAAAATGAAGAAGGCTGGCACGTTGGACGATTCCAGCGAGAAAGTAACAAAGCTTACTGAACTGGCAAACGAGCTGCTAACGCGAAATGGCAACATGGACATATACGAAGAAACGTACGAAcagattcaaaagaaaataaataaagctaAACCACCCAATCAATCGGTTAAACCAGATGAAGAGCTGGATATGTACGCGGATGATTTCGATAGCAAAGAAAAGGATAAATTGAAAGATACCGATGGCACAGAACCGGTCGCTTCCGCGTCGTCTCAATCGAAAGCGTCGGAAACTACGGGCGAAGTTGAGGCTCCGGAAAAAACGGTGTTGATGTGGGAATACAAAGATCAACAAAATGGAACGGAAATCCATGGACCCTTCACGACGGAACAGATGCAGAAATTTGTAGATGAGGGCCGTTTGGTTGATGGTGCTTTTGTGCGCAAGGTTGGGGACGAGGATACGCGCTTTTACTCTGCGGCCCGAATTGACTTTGAACTGTATTTGTAA
- the LOC129745550 gene encoding CD2 antigen cytoplasmic tail-binding protein 2 homolog isoform X2 gives MKRTAATMKPSEYNVLDDNDLDGQEDGVARVDGEMKFTPFNMKEEMEEGHFDADGHYLWKKGAEIRDNWLDNIDWVKIKNDPNYKEDKDKVKGLADSDSDDDDDNEKEKSQQTDCTQVYQSILEMMEPKETIKKALQRIGKKTAKLTTAQRWKMKKAGTLDDSSEKVTKLTELANELLTRNGNMDIYEETYEQIQKKINKAKPPNQSVKPDEELDMYADDFDSKEKDKLKDTDGTEPVASASSQSKASETTGEVEAPEKTVLMWEYKDQQNGTEIHGPFTTEQMQKFVDEGRLVDGAFVRKVGDEDTRFYSAARIDFELYL, from the exons ATGAAGAGGACAGCGGCGACGATGAAGCCCAGTGA ATATAATGTTCTGGATGATAACGACCTGGATGGTCAGGAAGACGGTGTGGCCCGTGTGGACGGAGAGATGAAATTCACTCCGTTCAACATGAAGGAAGAAATGGAGGAAGGACATTTCGATGCGGATGGGCACTACTTGTGGAAGAAAGGCGCCGAAATCAGAGATAACTGGTTGGATAACATCGATTGggtcaaaataaaaaacgaccCGAACTATAAGGAGGACAAAGATAAAGTTAAGGGGTTGGCAGATTCGGATtccgacgacgatgacgacaacGAGAAGGAAAAATCTCAGCAGACAGATTGTACCCAAGTTTACCAAAGTATTCTGGAAATGATGGAACCGAAAGAAACTATCAAAAAAGCACTCCAGCGGATTGGAAAGAAAACCGCCAAACTAACAACAGCCCAGCGTTGGAAAATGAAGAAGGCTGGCACGTTGGACGATTCCAGCGAGAAAGTAACAAAGCTTACTGAACTGGCAAACGAGCTGCTAACGCGAAATGGCAACATGGACATATACGAAGAAACGTACGAAcagattcaaaagaaaataaataaagctaAACCACCCAATCAATCGGTTAAACCAGATGAAGAGCTGGATATGTACGCGGATGATTTCGATAGCAAAGAAAAGGATAAATTGAAAGATACCGATGGCACAGAACCGGTCGCTTCCGCGTCGTCTCAATCGAAAGCGTCGGAAACTACGGGCGAAGTTGAGGCTCCGGAAAAAACGGTGTTGATGTGGGAATACAAAGATCAACAAAATGGAACGGAAATCCATGGACCCTTCACGACGGAACAGATGCAGAAATTTGTAGATGAGGGCCGTTTGGTTGATGGTGCTTTTGTGCGCAAGGTTGGGGACGAGGATACGCGCTTTTACTCTGCGGCCCGAATTGACTTTGAACTGTATTTGTAA
- the LOC129745551 gene encoding vacuolar protein-sorting-associated protein 25 yields the protein MVEFQWPWEYNFPPFFTFQSHGKTKEQQLTTWKALILGYQKHTGKAILNLNEDGPLFVNESISRKLPSEGRLWLLEELAKSGNAAPVDKRKQQWEVYWHTLDEWGGIIYGWAAANGMTNTVCTIYELVSGENTVGEEFHGLDEDVFKKALKLLETKGKCELIAFDDNEGVKFF from the exons ATGGTAGAATTCCAGTGGCCTTGGGAGTACAATTTCCCACCATTTTTCAC TTTTCAATCCCACGGCAAAACAAAAGAGCAACAGCTAACAACATGGAAAGCATTGATCCTGGGCTACCAGAAACACACCGGGAAAGCCATCCTGAATCTGAACGAAGATGGACCGTTGTTCGTTAACGAAAGTATTTCGCGAAAATTGCCATCCGAAGGGCGCCTGTGGCTACTAGAAGAGCTGGCCAAATCCGGCAATGCCGCTCCCGTAGACAAACGCAAACAACAGTGGGAGGTTTACTGGCACACACTGGACGAATGGGGTGGTATAATTTACGGGTGGGCTGCAGCCAACGGAATGACCAACACAGTCTGTACGATCTATGAGCTCGTGTCCGGAGAAAATACCGTTGGCGAAGAATTTCACGGGTTAGATGAGGATGTGTTCAAGAAAGCGTTGAAGCTACTGGAAACGAAAGGTAAATGTGAGCTGATAGCTTTCGACGATAATGAAGgtgttaaatttttctaa
- the LOC129747615 gene encoding putative leucine-rich repeat-containing protein DDB_G0290503 yields MNISEKADNLETNQFREKGAPMESDTEDQVSTAGESLSDDFDPDERDTSVDILIDVRRLYVLDKAAVLSEIMRVRIRELRLQNQLEIYQGALEETGAERNRLQLELSQCERMVTIMQQLTADHSNMAEGFTKNYNRAVDVLGQSDLKRIQLMKDCRQTKAQCLEFIKQFEEMKSSYEEESLRSEEESKHNEELQAQVNELVNKNNELRQLLSDAENAQQITSTSYSIKLETMEIEMNKLQQDLEQARSRITHELQSNEALKANADMLLVEKTQISSELTSLENKMVDFEKTMDLKLQEVQQTWQTRYNEDIQKSESDCAALKQAITALQTETLSMTETIEKNREELNNCSNKLETEKSRSNDLESKLSGMQAVLEDRNNEIYALHAKLNGEQKRLEDQRKELQVKVEGMEKEAEQLKKDLEEKDTRIKQLESDSQENVSKAQKELDQKNALYEENLNSLTNAQKQIENLETTVTGLNVKIADLEQQLNSKIENEALIADAPLTVQLTSTPMRPITVDSSPSLASPKNNHAAKDVESSSNYSTFQSSVLRKRESKTFFPRSKADSSKRQPIVFQSLRRFTQNEDLNFSNASTINLDEELLDTGGSSESSVPRVKPFFRRDKQ; encoded by the exons ATGAATATTTCCGAAAAA GCGGACAATTTGGAAACAAATCAATTCCGCGAAAAGGGAGCCCCGATGGAGTCGGATACCGAAGATCAGGTGTCCACTGCCGGCGAGTCGTTGTCGGACGACTTTGATCCGGATGAGCGCGACACCAGTGTAGACATTTTAATTGATGTGCGTCGTTTGTACGTTCTGGATAAGGCTGCGGTTTTGTCGGAAATCATGAGGGTACGTATACGGGAGCTTCGGTTGCAAAACCAGCTGGAAATCTATCAGGGTGCGTTGGAGGAAACTGGTGCGGAAAGAAACCGGCTGCAGCTGGAACTGTCGCAATGTGAACGGATGGTAACCATTATGCAACAATT aACTGCTGATCACTCCAACATGGCAGAAGGGTTCACAAAAAACTACAATCGGGCTGTCGACGTATTGGGTCAATCCGATCTTAAGAGGATTCAATTGATGAAAGATTGTCGCCAGACAAAGGCACAATGTTTGGAATTCATCAAGCAATTCGAGGAAATGAAGAGTAGTT ATGAAGAGGAAAGTCTCCGCTCTGAAGAAGAATCCAAGCACAACGAAGAGCTACAGGCCCAAGTCAATGAATTGgttaacaaaaataacgaacTTCGTCAGCTGTTGTCTGATGCAGAAAATGCTCAACAAATAACCTCCACTTCGTATTCCATAAAGTTGGAAACAATGGAGATTGAAATGAACAAGCTTCAACAAGATCTCGAACAAGCTCGTTCTCGCATAACCCATGAGCTTCAGTCTAATGAAGCGCTGAAAGCTAACGCAGACATGTTGCTTGTcgagaaaactcaaatttcctcGGAACTAACTAGTCTCGAGAATAAGATGGTTGACTTCGAAAAAACCATGGACCTTAAACTGCAAGAAGTGCAGCAGACTTGGCAAACGCGGTACAATGAAGATATTCAAAAATCGGAATCGGATTGTGCTGCCCTAAAGCAAGCCATCACTGCGCTCCAAACAGAAACATTATCAATGACAGAAACTATTGAGAAAAACCGCGAAGAGTTAAACAATTGTTCCAATAAGCTAGAAACAGAGAAGTCGCGATCGAACGATCTTGAGTCTAAACTTTCAGGAATGCAAGCTGTTCTGGAAGATCGCAACAATGAAATTTATGCTCTACACGCCAAGCTCAACGGTGAACAAAAGCGCCTTGAAGATCAACGGAAAGAGCTTCAAGTTAAAGTTGAAGGTATGGAAAAGGAAGCTGAGCAGTTGAAAAAAGATCTCGAGGAAAAGGACACAAGAATAAAACAGCTTGAAAGTGATTCACAAGAAAACGTTTCAAAGGCGCAGAAGGAATTGGACCAGAAAAACGCTCTCTATGAGGAAAACTTGAATTCACTGACTAATGCTCAAAAGCAAATCGAAAATCTCGAAACCACCGTCACCGGCTTGAACGTTAAAATTGCTGACCTGGAGCAGCAGTTGAACAGTAAGATTGAAAACGAAGCCCTGATCGCGGACGCTCCTTTGACGGTGCAGCTTACGTCGACGCCCATGCGACCTATTACGGTTGATAGCAGCCCAAGTTTGGCTTCACCGAAAAACAatcacgccgccaaagatgtcGAGTCCAGCTCCAATTACAGTACCTTCCAAAGCAGCGTACTACGCAAGCGAGAGTCGAAAACATTCTTCCCACGATCGAAAGCGGATAGTTCCAAACGACAACCGATCGTATTCCAATCTCTCCGTCGTTTTACTCAAAACGAGGACCTCAATTTCAGCAATGCG agCACTATCAATTTGGACGAAGAGTTGCTGGACACCGGTGGTTCCAGTGAATCTTCAGTACCCCGTGTAAAACCGTTTTTCCGTCGAGACAAGCAGTAA
- the LOC129746289 gene encoding probable citrate synthase 2, mitochondrial → MALSRIYSSKLACANKTLLPSVATFVRNASDSTDLKAILSEKIPKEQERIKNFRKQHGATKVGEVTVDMMYGGMRGIKGLVCETSVLDPDEGIRFRGLSIPECQKVLPKAPGGAEPLPEGLFWLLITGDVPTKAQVDALSREWANRAALPSHVVTMLNNMPTTLHPMSQLSCAVTALNHESKYAKAYSEGVHKSKYWEYVYEDSMDLIAKLPVVAATIYRNTYRDGKGIGAIDPKKDWSANFTKMLGYEDEKFTELMRLYLTIHSDHEGGNVSAHTVHLVGSALSDPYLSFAAGMNGLAGPLHGLANQEVLVWLQKLRKELGDSATEDQVKEFIWKTLKSGQVVPGYGHAVLRKTDPRYTCQREFALKHLPNDPLFNLVSNIYKVVPPILTELGKVKNPWPNVDAHSGVLLQYYGLKEMNYYTVLFGVSRALGVLASLVWDRALGLPIERPKSMSTDGLMKATGAK, encoded by the exons ATGGCTCTGAGCCGAATCTACTCCAGCAAATTGGCCTGTGCCAACAAG ACTTTACTCCCGTCGGTGGCCACCTTCGTGCGCAATGCTTCCGATAGCACAGACCTGAAGGCGATCCTGTCTGAGAAGATCCCCAAGGAGCAGGAACGCATTAAGAACTTCCGCAAGCAGCACGGTGCCACCAAGGTCGGCGAAGTCACCGTCGATATG ATGTACGGTGGTATGCGCGGTATTAAGGGTTTGGTGTGCGAAACCTCGGTCCTCGATCCAGATGAGGGTATCCGTTTCCGAGGTCTCTCGATTCCCGAATGCCAGAAGGTGCTGCCCAAGGCTCCGG GTGGTGCCGAACCGCTGCCCGAGGGTCTCTTCTGGCTGTTGATCACCGGAGATGTCCCAACCAAGGCCCAGGTCGATGCTCTGTCCCGCGAGTGGGCCAACCGAGCTGCCCTGCCCTCTCACGTCGTCACCATGTTGAACAACATGCCGACTACGCTGCACCCGATGTCCCAGCTGAGCTGCGCCGTGACTGCCCTGAACCACGAGAGCAAATACGCCAAGGCTTACTCCGAGGGCGTCCACAAGAGCAAGTACTGGGAATACGTCTACGAGGACAGCATGGATCTGATTGCTAAACTGCCAGTGGTGGCCGCCACCATCTACCGCAACACGTACCGTGACGGAAAGGGCATCGGTGCCATCGACCCCAAGAAGGATTGGTCCGCCAACTTCACGAAAATGTTGGGATACGAGGATGAAAAGTTCACCGAACTGATGCGTCTGTACCTGACCATTCACAGTGACCACGAGGGTGGCAACGTGTCTGCCCACACCGTGCACTTGGTTGGATCCGCTCTGAGCGATCCCTACCTATCGTTCGCTGCTGGTATGAATGGACTGGCTGGTCCTCTCCACGGTCTTGCCAACCAGGAAGTATTAGTGTGGCTGCAAAAGCTGCGCAAGGAACTCGGTGATAGCGCCACTGAAGATCAGGTTAAGGAGTTCATTTGGAAGACGCTGAAATCTGGACAG GTTGTTCCCGGCTACGGCCACGCTGTCCTGCGTAAGACCGATCCTCGGTACACTTGCCAGCGCGAGTTTGCCTTGAAGCATCTACCAAACGACCCCCTGTTCAACTTGGTGTCCAACATCTACAAGGTTGTGCCCCCAATCCTCACTGAACTGGGCAAGGTCAAGAACCCATGGCCCAATGTAGATGCCCACTCTGGCGTTCTGCTGCAATACTATGGCTTGAAGGAAATGAACTACTATACCGTTCTCTTCGGCGTTTCCCGTGCTCTTGGAGTGCTGGCATCTCTCGTTTGGGATCGGGCTCTTGGTCTGCCAATCGAACGCCCCAAATCCATGTCCACCGATGGATTGATGAAGGCCACTGGTGCTAAGTAA